The Crocinitomicaceae bacterium genome includes a region encoding these proteins:
- the rpsJ gene encoding 30S ribosomal protein S10: MSQKIRIKLQSYDHNLVDKSAEKIVKAVKATGAVVSGPIPLPTHKRIYTVLRSPHVNKKAREQFQLCAYKRLIDIYSSSSKTVDALMKLELPSGVNVEIKV, from the coding sequence ATGAGCCAGAAGATCAGAATAAAACTTCAGTCTTACGACCACAATTTAGTAGATAAATCTGCTGAGAAAATTGTGAAAGCCGTTAAGGCAACTGGTGCTGTTGTGAGTGGTCCTATTCCACTGCCTACACACAAACGTATTTATACCGTGTTGAGATCACCACACGTAAATAAAAAAGCACGTGAGCAATTCCAGTTGTGCGCGTATAAAAGACTGATCGACATTTACAGTTCTTCATCAAAAACGGTTGACGCCCTGATGAAACTTGAACTGCCAAGTGGAGTGAACGTAGAAATTAAAGTTTAA
- the rplC gene encoding 50S ribosomal protein L3, whose product MPGIIGKKIGMTSIYSAEGKATPCTLIEAGPCVVTQVKTVEKDGYNAVQLGFGEKRVKNTPSGLKGHFEKAKTTPKQKLAEFKGFDNLNLGDVVNSSFFAEGDYVDVIGTTKGKGFQGVVKRHGFGGVGEATHGQHNRLRAPGSIGACSYPSRVFPGMRMGGQTGNGRVKMPNLQIVKVLTDKNIILVKGSIPGHNGAFVLIQK is encoded by the coding sequence ATGCCAGGAATTATTGGAAAAAAAATCGGGATGACTAGCATCTACAGTGCCGAGGGTAAGGCAACACCATGCACGTTGATTGAAGCTGGTCCTTGTGTTGTGACACAAGTGAAAACCGTCGAAAAAGATGGATACAATGCTGTCCAACTAGGTTTCGGAGAAAAACGCGTAAAAAATACGCCAAGCGGACTGAAAGGTCATTTTGAAAAAGCTAAAACAACACCAAAACAAAAACTTGCCGAGTTTAAAGGTTTTGATAATCTGAACCTAGGTGATGTTGTGAACTCCTCTTTCTTTGCAGAAGGTGATTATGTTGATGTAATCGGAACAACAAAAGGTAAAGGTTTTCAAGGTGTAGTTAAACGTCATGGTTTTGGTGGTGTGGGTGAAGCTACCCACGGTCAACATAACCGTCTCAGAGCACCTGGTTCTATTGGTGCATGTTCATACCCTTCTAGAGTATTTCCCGGAATGAGAATGGGTGGACAAACAGGTAATGGCCGTGTTAAAATGCCAAACCTGCAAATAGTAAAAGTATTAACTGACAAGAATATCATTTTGGTGAAAGGATCTATTCCTGGACATAATGGAGCTTTTGTTCTAATTCAGAAATAA
- the rplD gene encoding 50S ribosomal protein L4, giving the protein MDVKVVDIKGKETAKTVSLVDSIYAIEPNDHAIYLDVKQHLANKRQGTHDSKERGEITGSTRKLKKQKGTGGARAGSIKNPEFRGGGRVFGPHPRNYEIKLNHKVKRLARKSALSYKAKENNIIVLNNIDLKAIKTKDFMKVLTDMNLAFDKVLFVLPAENKNVFLSSRNIQGANVITADSLNTYEILNANKLVIVEDAVGKIESILN; this is encoded by the coding sequence ATGGACGTTAAAGTAGTTGATATAAAAGGAAAAGAGACAGCTAAGACAGTGTCATTAGTTGATTCTATCTACGCAATTGAACCTAACGATCATGCGATTTATTTGGACGTTAAGCAACATCTTGCGAATAAAAGACAAGGAACTCACGATTCAAAAGAACGTGGTGAAATCACAGGGTCTACTCGTAAATTGAAAAAACAAAAAGGGACTGGTGGTGCCAGAGCTGGTAGCATCAAAAATCCTGAATTCAGAGGCGGTGGTCGCGTATTTGGTCCACATCCAAGAAATTATGAGATTAAACTGAATCACAAGGTAAAACGTCTTGCTCGCAAATCTGCTCTTTCATATAAAGCGAAAGAAAACAATATTATCGTGTTGAATAATATTGATCTAAAGGCAATTAAAACTAAAGATTTCATGAAGGTTTTAACTGATATGAATCTTGCGTTTGACAAGGTACTTTTCGTTTTACCTGCAGAAAATAAAAATGTGTTCCTTTCTTCACGCAATATTCAAGGAGCAAATGTGATTACTGCAGATAGTTTGAATACATACGAAATTCTCAATGCCAATAAATTGGTGATTGTTGAAGATGCAGTAGGAAAAATCGAATCTATTTTGAACTAA
- the rplW gene encoding 50S ribosomal protein L23, producing MSNIIIKPILTEKATNDSEVKNRFAFEVSLNANKIEIKKAVEKMYNVHVKGVRTLTYGGGKPKKKYTSKGVSEQPNPVWKKAVVSVVEGETINLYDNI from the coding sequence ATGAGCAACATCATTATAAAACCAATTTTGACAGAGAAGGCGACAAATGATAGCGAGGTTAAAAATCGCTTTGCATTTGAAGTATCGCTCAATGCGAATAAAATTGAGATTAAAAAAGCCGTTGAGAAAATGTACAATGTTCACGTTAAAGGTGTGCGTACATTAACTTATGGTGGAGGTAAACCAAAGAAAAAATATACCTCTAAAGGAGTTTCTGAACAACCAAATCCGGTGTGGAAAAAAGCCGTGGTTTCTGTTGTTGAGGGAGAAACAATCAATTTGTACGATAATATCTAA
- the rplB gene encoding 50S ribosomal protein L2, translating to MAVRKLKPITPSQRHKIARDFSGLSKVAPEKSLVTTKKRSGGRNNTGKMTMRQIGGGHKKQYRIIDFKRDKAGIPATVKTVEYDPNRTANIALLAYADGEKRYIIAPEGLKVGDVIVSGKGVAPEIGNTLFLGEIPLGTVIHNIELKPGRGAALARSAGTSAQLAAREGNYAVIKLPSGETRMILTTCMATVGIVSNGEHMLVEYGKAGKSRWEGRRPRVRGVVMNPVDHPMGGGEGRASGGHPRSRKGIPAKGYKTRSRVKYSNKYIIERRKK from the coding sequence ATGGCAGTTAGAAAATTAAAACCTATCACCCCAAGCCAGCGTCACAAAATTGCGCGGGATTTTTCAGGGCTTTCAAAAGTAGCTCCTGAGAAGTCTTTAGTGACTACTAAAAAACGTTCAGGCGGCCGTAACAATACGGGAAAAATGACCATGCGCCAAATCGGGGGTGGACATAAAAAGCAATATCGCATTATTGACTTTAAAAGAGACAAAGCTGGTATTCCTGCTACTGTGAAAACAGTTGAGTATGATCCAAATCGTACGGCAAACATTGCTCTCCTCGCTTATGCAGATGGTGAAAAAAGATACATCATAGCACCGGAAGGATTAAAAGTTGGAGATGTAATCGTATCTGGTAAAGGTGTTGCACCTGAAATTGGAAATACTCTTTTTCTTGGTGAGATTCCATTGGGTACTGTAATTCACAATATTGAGTTAAAACCAGGCAGAGGAGCTGCTCTTGCCAGATCAGCAGGTACTTCGGCTCAGCTTGCCGCAAGAGAAGGAAACTACGCAGTTATTAAATTGCCTTCAGGCGAAACTCGTATGATTCTTACTACATGTATGGCAACTGTGGGTATAGTATCTAATGGTGAACACATGTTGGTTGAATATGGTAAGGCCGGTAAATCAAGATGGGAAGGTAGAAGACCTCGTGTTAGAGGTGTTGTTATGAACCCTGTTGATCACCCAATGGGTGGAGGTGAAGGTCGCGCCTCTGGTGGACATCCTAGATCTCGTAAAGGTATTCCTGCTAAAGGATACAAGACAAGATCCCGCGTGAAATACTCGAATAAATACATTATTGAAAGAAGAAAGAAATAA
- the rpsS gene encoding 30S ribosomal protein S19, with translation MSRSLKKPPFVHYKLVKRVDEAQGNDKKAVIKTWSRSSTIIPEFVGFTFAVHNGNKFIPVYVTENMVGHKLGEFAPTRTFRGHAGNKKKK, from the coding sequence ATGAGCAGATCGTTAAAAAAACCTCCTTTCGTTCACTACAAATTAGTGAAAAGAGTTGATGAGGCTCAGGGTAATGACAAAAAAGCAGTGATTAAAACATGGTCACGCTCGTCAACAATCATCCCTGAATTTGTTGGATTTACTTTTGCCGTGCACAACGGTAATAAGTTCATACCGGTTTATGTGACTGAAAATATGGTAGGGCATAAGCTTGGTGAATTTGCACCTACTAGAACCTTCCGTGGTCACGCAGGTAATAAGAAAAAGAAATAA
- the rplV gene encoding 50S ribosomal protein L22, producing MGARKKEMADKLKEVKSRTAIARLNNCPISARKMRLVADLVRGVEVNKALNILQHNAKEAAGRLEKLLRSAIANWEQKNQDKSIENETLVVAEVKVDHAGMLKRISAAPQGRAHRIRKRSNHTTLIVDSKK from the coding sequence ATGGGAGCTAGAAAAAAAGAAATGGCGGATAAACTCAAAGAGGTAAAAAGCAGAACTGCTATTGCCCGCCTTAATAATTGTCCGATTTCTGCAAGAAAAATGAGACTGGTGGCAGATCTTGTACGTGGTGTTGAAGTGAACAAAGCACTGAATATTTTACAGCACAACGCTAAAGAAGCTGCTGGTCGTCTTGAAAAATTGTTGCGCTCGGCTATTGCAAACTGGGAACAAAAAAATCAAGACAAAAGTATTGAGAACGAAACTTTGGTAGTAGCTGAGGTGAAAGTTGATCACGCCGGCATGCTGAAGAGAATTTCTGCAGCTCCGCAAGGACGTGCGCATAGAATCAGAAAAAGATCGAACCATACAACATTAATTGTTGATAGTAAAAAATAA
- the rpsC gene encoding 30S ribosomal protein S3 — protein sequence MGQKANPIGNRLGFIHGWESNWFGGKDYSSKIVEDYKIREYLMERLNKASISKIIIERTIKVVTVTINTARPGVIIGKGGKEVDKLKEELKKITGKEVQINIFEIKRPELDAQLVADSIARQIEGRVSFRRAIKMAIASTMRMGAEGIKVKISGRLNGAEMARVEMYKEGRTPLHTFRADIDYAVGEAHTTYGRIGIKTWICKGEVYGKRDLTPNIGLTQKRAGAETNAAAPKAKGKITARKKS from the coding sequence ATGGGACAAAAAGCAAATCCAATAGGGAATAGGTTAGGATTCATCCACGGATGGGAATCAAACTGGTTTGGAGGTAAAGATTATTCTTCTAAAATTGTTGAAGACTATAAAATTAGGGAATACCTGATGGAGCGTCTCAACAAGGCTAGCATCTCTAAAATTATTATTGAACGTACCATTAAAGTTGTTACAGTTACTATCAATACAGCTCGCCCTGGTGTAATCATCGGAAAAGGAGGAAAAGAAGTTGACAAACTGAAAGAGGAGTTGAAAAAAATCACTGGGAAAGAAGTTCAGATTAACATTTTTGAAATTAAACGTCCTGAACTTGATGCACAATTAGTGGCTGATAGTATTGCTCGTCAAATTGAAGGTCGTGTTTCGTTCCGACGTGCAATTAAAATGGCTATTGCTTCTACCATGAGAATGGGCGCTGAAGGAATCAAAGTTAAAATCAGTGGTCGTTTGAATGGCGCTGAGATGGCTCGCGTTGAAATGTACAAAGAAGGAAGAACTCCTCTCCATACTTTCCGCGCTGACATTGACTACGCTGTGGGTGAAGCTCATACAACCTATGGTAGAATTGGAATTAAAACCTGGATTTGCAAAGGTGAAGTTTACGGTAAACGTGATCTGACCCCAAACATTGGTTTAACTCAAAAACGTGCCGGAGCTGAAACAAACGCTGCTGCTCCGAAAGCAAAAGGAAAAATTACAGCAAGAAAGAAAAGTTAA
- the rplP gene encoding 50S ribosomal protein L16, with translation MLQPKRSKFRRVQKGRNRGIAHRGSNIAFGSFALKSMDAGWLTARQIEASRVALTRFMKREGQVWIRIFPDKPITMKPAEVRMGKGKGAPSHWVAVIQPGRILFEADGVSVETAKEAMRLAAQKLPLRCKFVVRSDYSAEQ, from the coding sequence ATGTTACAACCTAAAAGATCAAAATTCAGAAGAGTACAGAAAGGCAGAAACCGTGGTATTGCACACCGCGGAAGCAATATAGCCTTTGGATCATTCGCTCTTAAGTCAATGGACGCCGGCTGGTTAACTGCGCGCCAAATCGAAGCTTCTCGTGTAGCGCTTACACGTTTCATGAAGAGAGAAGGTCAAGTTTGGATCAGAATTTTTCCTGATAAACCTATCACTATGAAACCGGCTGAGGTTCGTATGGGTAAAGGTAAAGGTGCTCCTAGTCATTGGGTAGCTGTTATTCAACCAGGACGCATTCTTTTCGAAGCTGACGGAGTGTCTGTTGAAACTGCAAAAGAGGCAATGAGATTAGCTGCCCAAAAACTGCCATTGCGCTGCAAATTTGTTGTAAGAAGTGATTATTCAGCTGAACAATAA
- the rpmC gene encoding 50S ribosomal protein L29: MKAKEIKGMSDNDIKDKLDELTAMQDKMVLSHSVTKLENPLQIRSNRKDIARLKTELTSRAKKA, from the coding sequence ATGAAAGCAAAAGAGATAAAAGGAATGTCTGACAACGACATCAAAGATAAACTGGATGAACTCACTGCGATGCAGGATAAAATGGTTCTATCACATTCAGTAACGAAGTTGGAAAATCCACTTCAGATTCGGTCGAATCGCAAAGATATCGCACGGCTTAAAACTGAATTAACCAGTAGAGCTAAAAAAGCATAA
- the rpsQ gene encoding 30S ribosomal protein S17 — protein sequence METKRNIRKERIGVVTSNKMEKSIVVSVERKVKHPKYGKFVKKTTKFVAHDEKNECNPGDTVRIMETRPLSKNKCWRLVEIVERAK from the coding sequence ATGGAAACTAAAAGAAATATCAGAAAAGAAAGAATCGGGGTTGTGACTAGTAACAAGATGGAAAAGTCTATCGTTGTTTCGGTTGAAAGAAAGGTAAAACACCCAAAATACGGGAAATTCGTAAAAAAAACGACTAAATTTGTCGCCCACGATGAAAAAAATGAATGCAATCCGGGAGATACCGTGCGCATAATGGAAACCAGACCACTTAGCAAAAACAAGTGCTGGAGATTAGTAGAAATTGTTGAAAGAGCTAAATAA
- the rplN gene encoding 50S ribosomal protein L14: MIQQESRLTVADNSGAKDVLCIRVLGGTGRRYASVGDKIVVSVKDALPSGNVKKGQVTKAVVVRTKKEVRRPDGSYIRFDDNAVVLLNEAGEMRGTRIFGPVARELRDKQYMKVISLAPEVL; the protein is encoded by the coding sequence ATGATTCAGCAGGAAAGTAGATTAACTGTCGCTGATAACAGCGGTGCCAAAGACGTACTTTGTATAAGAGTGCTTGGTGGTACCGGTAGACGTTATGCATCAGTTGGTGATAAAATTGTGGTGAGCGTGAAAGATGCGCTTCCTTCAGGTAACGTGAAAAAAGGACAGGTAACCAAAGCTGTCGTAGTACGCACTAAAAAAGAAGTTCGTCGTCCGGATGGTTCATATATCCGCTTTGATGATAACGCGGTGGTATTGTTGAATGAGGCTGGTGAAATGAGAGGTACTCGTATTTTTGGACCTGTAGCTCGTGAGTTGAGAGATAAACAATACATGAAGGTAATTTCTCTTGCCCCTGAAGTACTCTAA
- the rplX gene encoding 50S ribosomal protein L24, protein MNIKVGDTVKVISGESRGSEGKILSIDRVKNRVIVEGVNVVKKHQKPNAANPQGGIIEKEAGIHISNVMLVVGGVASKVGRKKDSNGKSVRFLKKNGEVVK, encoded by the coding sequence TTGAATATAAAAGTAGGCGATACCGTAAAAGTAATCAGCGGTGAGTCACGCGGAAGTGAAGGTAAAATCCTTTCTATTGACCGAGTTAAAAATCGTGTCATTGTTGAAGGAGTAAACGTTGTTAAAAAACACCAGAAACCTAATGCTGCCAACCCTCAGGGTGGAATAATTGAAAAAGAAGCCGGAATTCACATTTCAAATGTGATGCTGGTTGTTGGAGGGGTTGCGTCTAAAGTCGGAAGAAAAAAAGACAGCAATGGAAAGTCAGTTAGATTTCTTAAAAAGAATGGGGAGGTAGTTAAATAA
- the rplE gene encoding 50S ribosomal protein L5 — MSYTPRLKAKYSAEIAKDLQKQFGFKSAMRIPKLQKIVLSQGLGDAISDKKLIESAIKDMSSICGQAAIAMNSKKDISNFKLRKGMPVGVKVTLRGDKMYEFLDRLINIALPRTRDFRGVNAKGFDGNGNFNMGIKEHIIFPEIDIDKVNKIFGMDITFVTSADNDEEAKALLTGFGFPFVKN; from the coding sequence ATGAGCTATACACCAAGACTTAAAGCAAAGTATTCTGCTGAGATCGCTAAAGATCTTCAGAAACAATTCGGGTTTAAATCCGCAATGAGAATACCTAAGCTTCAGAAAATTGTGCTGAGCCAGGGATTGGGCGATGCCATTTCTGATAAAAAATTGATCGAATCTGCGATTAAAGATATGTCTAGTATTTGTGGTCAAGCTGCAATTGCAATGAACTCGAAGAAAGATATTTCAAACTTTAAGCTTCGTAAAGGAATGCCCGTAGGAGTTAAGGTTACGCTGCGCGGAGATAAAATGTATGAGTTCCTTGACAGACTTATCAATATTGCGCTGCCAAGAACAAGGGATTTTCGCGGTGTAAACGCGAAAGGTTTTGACGGAAATGGAAATTTCAATATGGGGATTAAAGAGCATATCATCTTCCCTGAAATTGATATTGACAAAGTGAACAAAATCTTTGGTATGGACATCACCTTTGTAACCTCTGCAGATAATGATGAGGAGGCAAAAGCATTATTAACTGGTTTCGGATTCCCATTTGTAAAAAATTAA
- the rpsN gene encoding 30S ribosomal protein S14, translated as MAKESMKARERKRTKLAARYEKKRNELRKAAATGDWDAMLALQKLPKNSMKIRIHNRCQLTGRPRGYIRQFGISRVTFREMALVGKIPGVTKASW; from the coding sequence ATGGCAAAAGAATCAATGAAAGCGAGAGAGCGCAAAAGAACCAAGCTTGCTGCTCGCTATGAAAAAAAGAGAAATGAATTGCGGAAAGCTGCCGCTACCGGTGACTGGGATGCCATGCTGGCGCTTCAGAAATTGCCAAAAAATTCTATGAAAATTAGAATTCACAACCGTTGCCAGTTAACAGGCAGACCACGTGGATATATCCGTCAATTTGGAATTTCCCGGGTTACTTTCCGTGAAATGGCGCTTGTGGGTAAAATCCCGGGAGTAACAAAAGCAAGCTGGTAA
- the rpsH gene encoding 30S ribosomal protein S8, with product MNTDPIADFLTRIRNAQMAGHKVVEIPCSNMKKEIARILEDKGYILGHKVVEDGKQGVIKIALKYANNVPAIRKIERVSTPGLRKYCGSAELPRVLNGLGIAIISTSKGVISDKEARQQGVGGELICYVY from the coding sequence ATGAATACAGATCCAATAGCAGATTTCCTGACGCGCATAAGAAATGCGCAAATGGCAGGACATAAAGTGGTAGAAATACCTTGCTCTAATATGAAAAAAGAAATAGCTCGAATCCTTGAAGACAAAGGCTATATCTTAGGTCATAAAGTAGTTGAAGATGGAAAACAAGGTGTGATTAAAATTGCACTGAAATATGCCAATAATGTACCGGCAATCCGGAAAATTGAGAGAGTTAGTACTCCTGGTTTGAGAAAATATTGCGGATCGGCTGAATTGCCTCGCGTACTCAACGGTTTGGGAATTGCTATTATTTCAACTTCCAAAGGAGTGATTTCGGACAAAGAGGCAAGACAACAAGGGGTTGGCGGAGAATTAATCTGCTACGTATATTAA
- the rplF gene encoding 50S ribosomal protein L6, translating to MSRIGNAPVQIAKGVDVKITDTAITVKGPKGELKQEIDSAIKIENNGTELVFKRNSEDKEIRSKHGLYRALVKNMIDGVSEGFTKKLEFHGVGYRAAAKGQILEMSVGYSHSISFEIPKEVKVSAVTEKGMPPIVTLESYDKQLLGQVAAKIRSFRKPEPYKGKGIRYSDEFIRRKAGKSAAK from the coding sequence ATGTCACGTATAGGAAATGCGCCGGTTCAAATTGCAAAGGGAGTTGATGTAAAAATTACTGATACAGCAATAACCGTAAAAGGACCAAAAGGTGAATTAAAACAGGAGATTGACAGCGCTATTAAAATTGAGAATAATGGCACTGAATTGGTTTTCAAAAGAAATTCAGAGGACAAAGAAATTCGTTCGAAACACGGTCTTTACAGAGCGCTCGTTAAAAATATGATTGATGGTGTTTCTGAAGGATTTACAAAAAAACTTGAATTTCATGGGGTAGGTTATCGTGCTGCGGCCAAAGGACAAATCCTTGAAATGTCTGTTGGATATTCTCACAGTATTTCATTTGAAATTCCTAAAGAAGTAAAAGTATCTGCGGTAACTGAAAAGGGGATGCCTCCAATAGTAACACTTGAGTCGTATGACAAACAGTTGCTTGGACAAGTTGCTGCAAAAATCAGATCATTCAGAAAACCTGAGCCTTACAAAGGAAAAGGAATCAGGTACTCAGATGAATTCATTAGAAGAAAAGCTGGTAAATCAGCTGCGAAATAA
- a CDS encoding 50S ribosomal protein L18, with amino-acid sequence MALSKVEKRAKIKRRIRKNIFGTAEQPRLSVFRSNKEIYAQIIDDEKGVTLVACSSYKNQSVDGKNKSEQAAVIGRELAEKAVKAGVSSVVFDRNGYQYHGRVKALADGAREGGLKF; translated from the coding sequence ATGGCTTTAAGTAAAGTTGAAAAAAGAGCAAAAATCAAACGCAGAATCCGCAAAAACATTTTCGGAACTGCTGAGCAACCAAGACTAAGTGTCTTCAGGTCTAACAAAGAGATTTATGCACAAATCATTGATGATGAAAAAGGAGTGACTCTGGTTGCTTGTTCATCATACAAGAACCAATCGGTTGATGGAAAAAATAAATCTGAACAAGCCGCTGTCATTGGACGCGAACTCGCTGAAAAAGCAGTGAAAGCTGGTGTAAGTTCAGTTGTTTTTGACCGCAACGGATATCAATACCATGGTCGGGTGAAGGCTCTTGCTGACGGAGCTCGTGAAGGAGGATTAAAATTTTAA